CACGCCCGGAGCAACTTTCTCGACCGCGTCGGTCTCGGTGTTGCCCAGTGGACCTTTGCCGTCAACAGGGTTACCCAGTGCGTCGACAACGCGACCCAGCAGTTCCTTACCAACCGGAACTTCGAGGATGCGGCCGGTGCACTTGGCGCTCATGCCTTCAGCCAGAGTCGTGTATGCGCCCAGTACAACGGCACCTACGGAGTCTTGCTCCAGGTTGAGGGCCATACCGTAGACGCCGCCCGGAAACTCGATCATCTCGCCGTACATGACGTCGGCCAGACCGTGAATCCGCACGATACCGTCAGATACGCTGACGACAGTGCCTTCGTTACGGGCTTGGGAGGTCACATCGAGTTTTTCGATGCGGCCCTTGATAATTTCACTTATTTCGGAAGGATTGAGTTGCTGCATTGCTCTGCTGCCCCTTCAAACTCAAGATTTCAATGCTTCGGCAAGTTTCGCGATTTTGCCGCGAATCGAGCCATCGATAACCAGGTCGCCGGCGCGGATAACGACACCACCTATGAGGGCAGCATCCTCCGCAACTTGCAGGCGCACTTCCCGGTTGAGTCGTGCACTGAGAACCTTGGCGAGTTTGTCTTGCTGTTCTTGGTTCAATGCGAAAGCACTGGTCACTTCAACGTCTACCGATTTCTCTTGTTCGGCCTTGTACAGGTCGAAAAGAGCAGCGATCTCCGGCAGAAGCGGGAGACGGTCGTTTTCGGCAACGACATTGATGAAGTTCTGTGCCTTGGCATCAAACTTGTCGCCGCACACGTCAATGAACGTGGCGGCCTTTTCTGCGCTCGTCAGTCGCGGGGCCTTGAGCACGCGCTGCATGGTGTCGTCTTGCGACACCGCTGCAGCCAGGCCGAGCATGGCTGACCAATTGGCCAGTTGCTGGTGGGCCTGAGCGTGCTCGAAGGCCGCCTTAGCGTAAGGTCGGGCCAACGTGGTCAGTTCTGCCATGATCGCCCTCGCTTAGATTTCAGCAGCCAGTTGGTTAACCAGCTCTGCGTGCGCGTTTTGATCGATTGTGGCACCCAGGATCTTCTCGGCGCCGCCGACAGCCAGCAAGCCCACTTGGGCGCGCAGCTTGTCTTTGACACTGTTCAGTTCCTGTTCGATCTCGGCTTGAGCCTGAACCTTCACACGGTCAGCGTCGACACGGGCCTTTTCAACGGCCTCTTCGACAATCTGGTTACCGCGTTTCTTGGCTTGCTCGATGATTTCAGCTGCCTGAGCTTTCGCTTCGCGCAGTTGCTGACCCGCTTTCTCTTGGGCCAACTCCAGGTCGCGAGCTGCACGGCTGGCAGCGTCCAGACCATCAGCGATCTTCTTTTGACGTTCGTGCAGAGCGGCGATGACCGGAGGCCATACGAACTTCATGCAGAACAGTACAAAAATCAGGAACGCAACGGACTGGCCAATCAGGGTCGCATTAATGTTCACGCCAACACCTCGCAGTTACGTTGTCCATCACACCAAATCACTCGGAAAGTCCGAATGATTAGCCAGCGATTTGACCAACGAACGGGTTCGCAAAGGTGAAGAACAGAGCGATACCAACACCGATCATGGTTACGGCGTCGAGCAGACCGGCAACGATGAACATTTTAACTTGCAGCATTGGAACCATTTCTGGCTGACGCGCTGCGCCTTCCAGGAACTTGCCGCCCAGCAGGCCGAAACCAATTGCGGTACCCAGTGCGCCCAGGCCGATCAACAGTGCAACAGCGATAGCGGTTAGACCAACTACAGTTTCCATCTTTCCTCCCGACTTTTACGTCGTATGGTTTAGGTTTTTTAGATTAAAGCGGTAAAACAAATCGTTTCATGGTGCCCCGTGAGGAGCCCCTTCCCGTTTTACCGGGAAGGACATCAGACTGGTCGAGACCGGTCTTAATGGTTTTCTTCGTGCGCCATCGACAGGTAGACGATGGTCAGCATCATGAAGATGAACGCCTGCAGGGTGATGATCAGGATGTGGAACACAGCCCACGCCCACTGCAGGACAACGCCCAGGCCGCTCAGCCAGAGCAGGCCGCTGCCGAACATCACAGCGATCAGGATGAACACCAGCTCGCCGGCATACATGTTGCCGAACAGACGCAGAGCCAGAGAGATCGGTTTGGCGATCAGGGTCACGAATTCCAGCAGGAAGTTCACCGGGATCAGCAGGGCCTGAACGAAGATGTTCTTGCTGCCGAACGGGTGCAGGGTCAGCTCGCCGATGAAGCCGCCGAGGCCCTTGACCTTGATGCTATAGAAAATGATCAGTGCGAAAACCGAGAACGCCATGCCCAGGGTCGCGTTCGGGTCGGTGGTCGACACGGCACGGAACGGGATGTGGTGGTCGCCGGAGATCAGAATGGCCAGCTGAGGAATCCAGTCGACCGGTACCAGGTCGACGGCGTTCATCAGGAACACCCAGACGAAGATGGTCAGTGCCAGCGGTGCGATCACCGGGCTACGGCCATGGAAGCTGTCTTTCACGCTGCCATCGACGAATTCGACCAGGACTTCAACGAAGTTCTGCAGTGCACCTGGCTGACCGGAAGTCGCCTTCTTGGCCGCCATGCGGAAAAGAATGACGAAAATCAGACCCAGTGCGACCGACCAGCCGAGGGTATCGACGTGGAAA
This genomic window from Pseudomonas kribbensis contains:
- a CDS encoding F0F1 ATP synthase subunit delta is translated as MAELTTLARPYAKAAFEHAQAHQQLANWSAMLGLAAAVSQDDTMQRVLKAPRLTSAEKAATFIDVCGDKFDAKAQNFINVVAENDRLPLLPEIAALFDLYKAEQEKSVDVEVTSAFALNQEQQDKLAKVLSARLNREVRLQVAEDAALIGGVVIRAGDLVIDGSIRGKIAKLAEALKS
- a CDS encoding F0F1 ATP synthase subunit B codes for the protein MNINATLIGQSVAFLIFVLFCMKFVWPPVIAALHERQKKIADGLDAASRAARDLELAQEKAGQQLREAKAQAAEIIEQAKKRGNQIVEEAVEKARVDADRVKVQAQAEIEQELNSVKDKLRAQVGLLAVGGAEKILGATIDQNAHAELVNQLAAEI
- the atpE gene encoding F0F1 ATP synthase subunit C codes for the protein METVVGLTAIAVALLIGLGALGTAIGFGLLGGKFLEGAARQPEMVPMLQVKMFIVAGLLDAVTMIGVGIALFFTFANPFVGQIAG
- the atpB gene encoding F0F1 ATP synthase subunit A, producing the protein MAETTASGYIQHHLQNLTFGQLPNGGWGFAHTAAEAKEMGFWAFHVDTLGWSVALGLIFVILFRMAAKKATSGQPGALQNFVEVLVEFVDGSVKDSFHGRSPVIAPLALTIFVWVFLMNAVDLVPVDWIPQLAILISGDHHIPFRAVSTTDPNATLGMAFSVFALIIFYSIKVKGLGGFIGELTLHPFGSKNIFVQALLIPVNFLLEFVTLIAKPISLALRLFGNMYAGELVFILIAVMFGSGLLWLSGLGVVLQWAWAVFHILIITLQAFIFMMLTIVYLSMAHEENH